A window of bacterium genomic DNA:
CTTGCCGCCGGCGGCGATGCTGTAATTCATCGATTGATGGAGCTCGGTCGGCCAGGTGTCGGAAGAAGGCAGAAAGTCCTTCAGTGCCTGGTCGACGATTTTCTTGCGCGATTCGAGGTAGGCGTGCAGGTCGAGCTTCTCGGTCATAGGTCGAGTGGTTCTTTCCTAAAGGCTTCGTTTTCTTCGATGAGCTTTTCCACCTTGCCCTCGGCTTCGCGGAGCCGGCTCTCGCAGGAGCGGGCTTGCTTGATTCCTTCCTCGAAGAGCT
This region includes:
- a CDS encoding exodeoxyribonuclease VII small subunit produces the protein MPSAPKDNFEACLGKLEEIVEKLEEPDLPLDQSLKLFEEGIKQARSCESRLREAEGKVEKLIEENEAFRKEPLDL